A segment of the Streptomyces sp. L2 genome:
CTCGCCGACCATCGTGACGATGTAGAGGATGAAGGACACCGGCAGCAGCAGGATGTACCAGCGGTCGTGCTGCTGGGCGACGATCGTGGACGTCGACATCGACCCCGAGTACAGGAACACCGAAGCGAACGCGGCACCCATGGCGATCTCGTACGAGATCATCTGCGCGCAGGAACGCAGGCCGCCGAGCAGGGGGTAGGTGGATCCAGAACTCCAACCCGCCAGGACGATGCCGTAGATGCCGACGGAGGCGACCGCGAGGATGTAGAGCATCGCGATCGGCAGATCGGTCAGCTGCATCGCGGTGCGGTGACCGAAGATCGAGATCTCGTTGCCGGCCGGGCCGAACGGGATCACCGCGATCGCCATGAACGCCGGGATGGCCGCGACGATCGGTGCGAGGACGTAGACCACCTTGTCCGCGCGTTTGACGATGAGGTCTTCCTTGAGCATCAGTTTCACGCCGTCGGCGAGCGACTGGAGCATGCCCCAGGGGCCGTGCCGGTTGGGGCCGACGCGCAGCTGCATCCAGGCGACGACCTTGCGTTCCCAGACGATGGAGAACAGGACGGTCACCATCAGGAAGGCGAAGCAGAACACCGCCTTGATGACGACCAGCCACCAGGGGTCGCTGCCGAACATCGAGAGGTCTTCAGCGGCGAGGTACGGGCTCATGCCTCCACCTCCTTGGGGGCCTTGTCGGCGGGCGCCGCCGGGCCGATACGGACGAGGGAGCCGGGCACCGCTCCGGTGCCGGAGGCGACGCCCGCGCCGACGGAGTTCAGCGGGAGCCACACCACCCGGTCGGGCATCTCGGTGACCAGCAGGGGGAGTTCGACGGTGCCGGCCTGACCGGTGACGGCCAGGAGGCCGCCGTCCTCGACGCCCACCTCGGCGGCCGTCGCGGCGGACACGCGTGCGCGTGCGGCGTGCCGGGTGCCGGCGAGCGCTTCGTCGCCCTCCTGCAGGACGCCGTGGTCCAGGAGCAGCCGGTGCCCGGCGAGTACGGCCTCGCCGGCGGCCGGACGGGGCAGCGCGCCCACGGTCTCCATGGGTTCGGTGGCGCGCGGGCCGTCCCAGGCGCCGAGCCGGTCGATCTCCGCGCGCGTGGTGCGCAGGTCCGGCAACCCCAGATGGACGTCCATGGCGTCGGCGAGCATCTGCAGCACGCGGCCGTCGGACGGGGAGAGGCGGCGGGTCATCTGGTCGGGCTTCAGGGTGGCCTCGAAGAAGCGGACCCTGCCCTCCCAGTTGAGGAAGGTGCCTGCCTTCTCGGGGACCGCGGCGACCGGCAGGACGACGTCGGCGCGGTCGGTGACCTCGCTGGGCCGCAGTTCCAGTGACACCAGGAAGCCGACGCTGTCGAGCGCTTCACGCGCGCGTGCCGGGTCGGGCAGGTCGGCGACCTCGACGCCGGCGACCACGAGGGCCGAGATTTCGCCGGTGGCGGCGGCCTCGACGATCTGGTGGGTGTCGCGGCCGTAGCGCAGCGGCAGTTCGGCCAGCCCCCAGGCGGCGGCGACCTCCTCCCGCGCGCGCGGGTCGGTGGCCGGGCGGCCGCCGGGCAGCAGCGACGGCAGTGCGCCCGCCTCGGCGGCGCCGCGCTCCCCGGCCCGCCTGGGGATCCAGACGAGCTGGGCGCCGGTCGCGGTGGCGGCGCGTGCGGCGGCGGTCAGTCCGCCGGCGACCGCGGCCAGCCGCTCTCCTACGACGATCACGGCGCCCTGGGTGCGCAGCGCCTCGGCGGCCTGTGCGCCGGGCTCCTCCAGGCCGACGCCGCTCGCGAGGGCGTCCAGCCATTCGGTCTCGGTGCCGGGGGCGGCCGGAAGGAGGGTGCCGCCCGCCTTCTGGAGGCCCCGGGTGGCGTGCGTGGCCAGCGCGAAGACGCGCTGTTTGCGTTTGCGCCAGGCCTTGCGCAGCCGCAGGAAGACGCCAGGTGCCTCCTCCTCCGACTCGAAGCCGACGAGCAGGACGGCGGGCGCCTTCTCCAGGGAGGTGTACGTGACGCCCGTACCGTCGAGGTCACGGCCGCGGCCGGCCACGCGGGACGCCAGGAAGTCGGCTTCCTCTCCGCTGTGCACGCGCGCGCGGAAGTCGATGTCGTTGGTGTCGAGGGCCACGCGTGCGAACTTGCTGTACGCGTAGGCGTCCTCGACGGTGAGTCGGCCTCCGGTGAGGACGCCGGCGCGGGAGCGGGCGGCGGTCAGCCCGCGCGCGGCCGCTTCGAGGGCTTCCGGCCAGGAGGCGGGTTCGAGGACGCCCTCGGCGTTGCGCACGAGCGGGGTTTCGAGGCGGTCCTTGAGCTGGGCGTACCGGAACGCGAAGCGTCCCTTGTCGCAGATCCACTCCTCGTTGACCTCGGGGTCGTCGGCGGCGAGCCGCCGCATGACCTTGCCGCGCCGGTGGTCGGTGCGGGTGGCGCAGCCGCCCGCGCAGTGCTCGCACACGGACGGCGAGGAGATCAGGTCGAACGGGCGGGAGCGGAACCGGTAGGCCGCCGAGGTCAGCGCGCCGACCGGGCAGATCTGGATGGTGTTGCCGGAGAAGTACGACTCGAAGGGGTCGCCCTCGCCGGTGCCGACCTGCTGGAGGGCGCCCCGTTCGATCAGTTCGATCATCGGGTCGCCGGCGACCTGGTTGGAGAAGCGGGTGCAGCGGGCGCACAGCACGCACCGCTCGCGGTCGAGCAGGACCTGCGTGGAGATCGGCACAGGCTTCTCGTAGGTCCGCTTCTTGCCCTCGAAGCGGGACTCGGCGTTTCCGTGCGACATGGCCTGGTTCTGCAGGGGGCACTCGCCGCCCTTGTCGCAGACCGGGCAGTCGAGGGGGTGGTTGATGAGGAGGAGTTCCATCACCCCCTTCTGGGCCTTCTCGGCGACCGGCGAGGTGAGGTGGGTCTTGACGACCATGCCGTCGGTGCAGGTGATCGTGCAGGACGCCATCGGCTTGCGCTGGCCCTCGACCTCGACGATGCACTGCCGGCAGGCGCCGGCGGGGTCCAGGAGGGGGTGGTCGCAGAAGCGGGGGATCTCGATGCCGAGCTGTTCGGCGGCGCGGATGACCAGGGTGCCCTTGGGCACGCTGAGTTCGATGCCGTCGATGGTCAGCGTGACGAGGTCCTCCGGCGGGACCGCCGCCTCTCCCCCTCCGGTGGGAGCACTCGTGGTCACGGTCATGCGTTCACCTCCGGGCGGTCCGCCCAGGCCGTCGACTTCGCCGGGTCGAAGGGGCAGCCCCGGCCCGTGATGTGCTGCTCATACTCCTCGCGGAAGTACTGCAGCGAGGAGAAGATCGGTGAGGCGGCGCCGTCACCGAGGGCGCAGAAGGACTTGCCGTTGATGTTGTCGGCGATGTCGTTCAGCTTGTCGAGGTCGGACATGCTGCCCTTGCCGGCTTCGA
Coding sequences within it:
- a CDS encoding NADH-quinone oxidoreductase subunit G; this translates as MTVTTSAPTGGGEAAVPPEDLVTLTIDGIELSVPKGTLVIRAAEQLGIEIPRFCDHPLLDPAGACRQCIVEVEGQRKPMASCTITCTDGMVVKTHLTSPVAEKAQKGVMELLLINHPLDCPVCDKGGECPLQNQAMSHGNAESRFEGKKRTYEKPVPISTQVLLDRERCVLCARCTRFSNQVAGDPMIELIERGALQQVGTGEGDPFESYFSGNTIQICPVGALTSAAYRFRSRPFDLISSPSVCEHCAGGCATRTDHRRGKVMRRLAADDPEVNEEWICDKGRFAFRYAQLKDRLETPLVRNAEGVLEPASWPEALEAAARGLTAARSRAGVLTGGRLTVEDAYAYSKFARVALDTNDIDFRARVHSGEEADFLASRVAGRGRDLDGTGVTYTSLEKAPAVLLVGFESEEEAPGVFLRLRKAWRKRKQRVFALATHATRGLQKAGGTLLPAAPGTETEWLDALASGVGLEEPGAQAAEALRTQGAVIVVGERLAAVAGGLTAAARAATATGAQLVWIPRRAGERGAAEAGALPSLLPGGRPATDPRAREEVAAAWGLAELPLRYGRDTHQIVEAAATGEISALVVAGVEVADLPDPARAREALDSVGFLVSLELRPSEVTDRADVVLPVAAVPEKAGTFLNWEGRVRFFEATLKPDQMTRRLSPSDGRVLQMLADAMDVHLGLPDLRTTRAEIDRLGAWDGPRATEPMETVGALPRPAAGEAVLAGHRLLLDHGVLQEGDEALAGTRHAARARVSAATAAEVGVEDGGLLAVTGQAGTVELPLLVTEMPDRVVWLPLNSVGAGVASGTGAVPGSLVRIGPAAPADKAPKEVEA